The stretch of DNA AGACTGATCCCCTGCCTTTTTTGGTGCCGCTGTCCTGGTTGATTGGGGCCACACCCACCAGGCTGGCGATTTTTTGTCGGTTGAGTTTCCCCAATTCAGGTAAACCCGCAATGAGCGTGGCAGACAACACTGGCCCGACTCCGGGCACCGTCTGCAACAACTCAAAGACTTCTGAAGTCTCAGCATGCTTCTGGATGACCTCCAGCATCTGGGCTTCCACCACCTCCACCTGCTCTTTCACAAAAGCAGCCGTCGTCGACAACTGGTGTTTCACCCAGTCATCGTGAACCTGTTTGAGACGGTTATTCTCGATCACCAGTAGCTCCACCAGTTGGCGACGACGGGTCATCAACGCCTCCAGACTTCTGGTGTGGGAATTGGCCAGGGGTCTGACCTCGGGTCTTAACACCTGGGCAAAACGGGCCATCATCAAGGCATCAATGGAGTCTGTTTTGGCGAGTCTGCCTGTGGCCCTGGAGAAATCTTTGATCTGTCGGAAATTCAAGACCGCAGCAGCAAGACCAGCATCCTGTAAAGCCAATGCAGCAGGCATTTCCAGCCCTCCGGTGGCTTCCAGAACCACCAGCGGATGTTCTAGTGCAGTCAGGTGTAAGAGAAGCTTTTGAATGCCCTGGGGAGTGTTGGGAAACGGGAGGACCTCACCCTGAGGGAGAATGGCAACGTCCAGCTGCCGTTTGGAAACATCAATGCCAACGAAGGTTTCTGCTTCCATGTTTGGCCTCCTGAGTGGGACGATCTCTGCCAAAGACACGCTTGTGGATGCGAACTCCAGGTTCAGGCAACTGTTCGTCTTTCAGGCATTGATCGGGAAGGCCAGCGATCCTTGCTACCTTACGGTGTTTTCCACCTTGCGTTAAGCTCCGAACTGCTGGCCACAGTCCCAACTTGGAATATACAAGCGTAGCTGTCACCAGGTATCATGTAGCCGTTTTTTGTTCTCCCAAACAGCAAATAAAGTTAGCCAATCAAAACATGTTGGCTTTTCATATCCTCAATCATGACTCACAATGGTAAGCAGATAACACATGCTCTGTCCTGCCTGCTCCACTACCCTGATCGATGGATTACGGACCTGCCCAGCCTGCGGTTGGCTGTTGCAACACCACCTTTCCAGAGGGACAAAACTCCAAGCTGGCAAATACACCGTCGGCAAGGTGTTGGGCAGGGGAGGTTTTGGCATCACCTACCAGGGGGCCAACACCATCCTGGGTTCGGTGGTGGCCATCAAAGAAATGTTCATGGAAGGAAGCTCCAGAACCCCTTCTGGAAGGGTAATCCACCCTTCGCACTTGGATTACCCTCAGGCCAGAGATGATTTCATCAAAGAAGCCCAAATCCTCGCCCGCTTCGATCACCCCTCGGTGGTTCGGGTGTTCGATGCCTTTGAAGAGAATCATACGGTCTACCTGGTGATGGAACTCCTTCTGGGTGACACCCTTGCCAGCCTCATCCAAAGCCGAACCTTTGATTCAACAGAACTGATTGTACTGACCAGACAACTACTGGAGGGTTTGAAATTGCTCCACGATGCTGGACTGATCCACAGGGATGTCAAACCTGAGAACATCTTGTTGACCCCCTCAGGACGCGCCGTGCTGATTGATTTTGGAACCGCCCGGGCGTATCAGGCTGGAAAAACTACCCATCACACCCGGATCGTCACTCCGGGGTATGCTCCACTTGAACAGTATGCTGGCGCAGCCCGGTATGGGCCTTACACGGATCTGTATGCCCTCGGGGCGTCGCTTTACCATCTGATAGTCGGTGAGATGCCTCCCCCTGCCACAGATCGTGTGATGGGGATCCCCCTGCTTCCGCTTCCAGAAGGTTTGATGGAGGGGTTCAGGGGTATGGTGTTTGCCTGCCTCAGCTTGAAAGTTGAGGACCGCCCTCAAACGGTGGTGGAAGCCTTCAATCTCCTGAACAGTGAAAAAGGAAAGGCTGAAGGCCAAACTTCGATCACCCATGCCGTTCCCTTTGCGGACAACACAAGACA from Deinococcus cellulosilyticus NBRC 106333 = KACC 11606 encodes:
- a CDS encoding IS110 family transposase: MEAETFVGIDVSKRQLDVAILPQGEVLPFPNTPQGIQKLLLHLTALEHPLVVLEATGGLEMPAALALQDAGLAAAVLNFRQIKDFSRATGRLAKTDSIDALMMARFAQVLRPEVRPLANSHTRSLEALMTRRRQLVELLVIENNRLKQVHDDWVKHQLSTTAAFVKEQVEVVEAQMLEVIQKHAETSEVFELLQTVPGVGPVLSATLIAGLPELGKLNRQKIASLVGVAPINQDSGTKKGRGSVWGGRGDIRAVLYMATVACVRVNPVIQRFFKQLVSRGKPKKLAMVAAMRKLLVILNAMMHSKQSWQPNLEIQT
- a CDS encoding serine/threonine protein kinase, with translation MQHHLSRGTKLQAGKYTVGKVLGRGGFGITYQGANTILGSVVAIKEMFMEGSSRTPSGRVIHPSHLDYPQARDDFIKEAQILARFDHPSVVRVFDAFEENHTVYLVMELLLGDTLASLIQSRTFDSTELIVLTRQLLEGLKLLHDAGLIHRDVKPENILLTPSGRAVLIDFGTARAYQAGKTTHHTRIVTPGYAPLEQYAGAARYGPYTDLYALGASLYHLIVGEMPPPATDRVMGIPLLPLPEGLMEGFRGMVFACLSLKVEDRPQTVVEAFNLLNSEKGKAEGQTSITHAVPFADNTRQVIVHPCTEASLRTDDGMKKRSFLPHGDPDHLDLTHFSNGVLTFDCKVLGTLSSSTKKHLQLTYVLKDGSCVEIKGLTLPHHVYLSDLDDFVVAMHYQMWPGLNLFRNGCVDILPAKAVIGDLLGLRAMPKEAKIGPDLSFSRVPSCTFKKEPNQTLVGERYRDTTRQEGKTVVFDLDGQPGEVCIATFDSNLGSTGPSCIRHLTQKTPFTLNISGYLGRVFYTLTPETKIEIGKPFDGMVYFD